A stretch of Gopherus evgoodei ecotype Sinaloan lineage chromosome 12, rGopEvg1_v1.p, whole genome shotgun sequence DNA encodes these proteins:
- the LOC115660541 gene encoding uncharacterized protein LOC115660541, which translates to MAGFNVRSVLVTGANRGIGLELVKQFLEKSNPPEWVFATCRDPEGERAQQLKNLASRHPNLAIVALEATDPASIKAAATRVEEHLKSSGLNLLINNAGIMRLSTLESETPEDMSLVYATNVTGPLLVSQAFLPLLKKAAQGSPQPGLSCSKAAIVNMSSECGSIANLIALELVQVVSYRCSKASLNMLTKCQSLGYEGDGILSIAVHPGWVQTDMGSTGSHQAPLTVDVSVQGILNVLPTLSKKDNGAFVNWEGKVLPW; encoded by the exons ATGGCTGGCTTTAATGTCCGCAGCGTTCTGGTGACTGGGGCCAATCGGGGAATCGGCCTGGAACTCGTCAAGCAGTTTCTGGAGAAATCAAACCCACCCGAGTGGGTCTTTGCGACCTGCCGGGACCCGGAGGGAGAGCGAGCGCAG CAATTGAAGAACTTGGCTTCCAGGCATCCAAACTTGGCCATCGTTGCGCTAG AAGCTACTGACCCAGCCAGCATCAAGGCGGCAGCAACCAGAGTTGAGGAGCATCTGAAGAGCTCGGGGCTGAATCTGTTGATAAACAATGCTGGGATAATGAGGCTGAGCACACTAGAGTCTGAAACACCGGAGGACATGTCCCTGGTGTACGCAACCAACGTGACAGGGCCCCTGCTGGTGAGCCAG GCGTTCCTGCCCTTGCTGAAGAAGGCTGCCCAGGGGAGCCCCCAACCAGGGCTGAGCTGCAGCAAGGCGGCCATTGTCAACATGTCCAGTGAGTGCGGCTCCATCGCAAATCTCATTGCCTTGGAGTTGGTGCAAGTTGTCTCTTATCGGTGCAGCAAG GCTTCTCTGAACATGCTCACCAAGTGCCAATCCTTGGGGTATGAAGGAGACGGGATCCTGAGCATCGCTGTCCATCCTGGCTGGGTGCAGACTGACATGGGAAGCACAGGTTCCCACCAG GCTCCACTGACGGTGGACGTGAGTGTCCAAGGGATCCTGAACGTGCTTCCAACACTCTCCAAGAAGGACAACGGGGCCTTTGTGAACTGGGAAGGGAAAGTTCTTCCCTGGTGA